The following nucleotide sequence is from Candidatus Rokuibacteriota bacterium.
GAGCCAGTCCACGAGCCGTCTCAGCCGGCGCCGCTGCGCCGCCAGCGCCACGTTGTCCCAGACGGACAGGCGGCGGTAGATGCTCGTGACCTGGAAGGTGTAGACGATCCCCAGATTGGCCCGATCCCACGGCCCGAGCCCGGTGATGTCCCGCCCGCCGAAGAGGACGCGCCCCGAGGACGGAGCGAGCCGGCCGCTGATCAGGCTCACCAGCGTGGTCTTGCCGGCACCATTCGGGCCGATGAGAGCGCGCACCTCGCCCAGGTGGAGGCGGAAGTCCACGGCGCTCACCGCCTCGAGTCCGCCGAAGCGCTTCGAGAGCCCCCGCGTCTCCAGCAGCGGCGTCACGGGAGCCACGGCGCCCAGCGGCGGGGGATCGGCCCGGCGCCGACGACTGTCGTGGGTATCCGTGCGTGCATGTCTCGGCGGCTTGCTGCTCAGCGATAGGCGTCCTGGCGGTGGCGCACCGCAACGACGTCGACCACCTTTGCGCCATCGTCTACGCCGTAGAGCACGCGGTACTCACCGACCCGGATACGCCACAGCTTCTCCTCGCCCCGCAGCTTCCGACACCCAGGAGATCGGGGATCATCCGATAGCCCCAGGATTCTCGCCCAGAGGCGAGCCACCAGGCGCGCGTCGAGCGCCTCGAGCTCGCGCCGGGCCGATCGGGCGAACGTGATCTGGTAGCGCGTCAC
It contains:
- a CDS encoding type II toxin-antitoxin system RelE/ParE family toxin — protein: MTRYQITFARSARRELEALDARLVARLWARILGLSDDPRSPGCRKLRGEEKLWRIRVGEYRVLYGVDDGAKVVDVVAVRHRQDAYR